Proteins co-encoded in one Ziziphus jujuba cultivar Dongzao chromosome 9, ASM3175591v1 genomic window:
- the LOC107425975 gene encoding uncharacterized protein LOC107425975 isoform X2 yields the protein MESESDHQKTPSSRQYKKKEHLVEHMRVSFHSVHQPRCAVCQKHCKSFESLREHLNGQLPKGNCSKIFSERGCYLCLKLFDSSTALSEHKEMCCLPAPAPLGTMTMPYAESQIDSSELNNENHIDRGPEAIAIDCEMVGGGSDGSLDLCARVCLIDEDEKLIFHTYVQPQIPITNFRYDVTGLTEEHLKDAMPLKDVQDKILQILYNGESIGRVRLDGGKARLLVGHDLEHDLDCLRMNYPDHLLRDTAKYHPLMKTNLVSHSLKYLTQTYLGYQIQSGVHDPYEDCVSVMRLYRRMRAQDHQNIGMGASFATNYPQNLKNGFDWRKTKELEVMTPDELYEISTPNYKCWCLDQGKNAVSNIDL from the exons ATGGAGTCCGAATCGGACCATCAGAAAACTCCATCCTCAAG GCAGTATAAGAAAAAGGAACATCTTGTTGAGCACATGCGGGTTTCGTTCCATTCGGTCCATCAGCCCAGATGTGCGGTCTGCCAAAAGCATTGCAAATCTTTTGAATCGCTGAGGGAACATCTCAATG GTCAATTGCCTAAAGGAAATTGTTCGAAGATTTTCTCTGAACGAGGTTGCTATTTATGTTTGAAACTCTTTGATAGCTCCACTGCTCTCAGTGAGCATAAAGAAATGTGTTGCCTACCTGCACCTGCTCCATTA GGGACGATGACAATGCCATATGCAGAATCTCAAATTGACAGTTCAGAGTTGAACAATGAAAACCACATTGACAGAGGTCCTGAAGCAATTGCTATAGATTGTGAAATGGTTGGCGGTGGAAGTGATGGATCACTGGACCTTTGTGCTAGGGTGTGCTTAATTGATGAAGATGAGAAACTAATTTTCCATACTTATGTGCAACCCCAGATTCCAATAACTAATTTTAG ATATGATGTAACTGGTCTAACAGAAGAGCATCTTAAAGATGCAATGCCACTAAAGGATGTGCAAGataaaattttgcaaattttgtaCAATGGAGAGTCCATTGGGAGAGTACGGTTGGATGGTGGAAAGGCTAGACTTCTTGTGGGACATGATTTAGAGCATGATCTGGATtgcttgagaatgaattatcctGATCACCTGCTGAG GGATACTGCAAAGTACCATCCATTGATGAAAACAAACTTGGTTAGCCACTCCCTCAAGTATCTCACCCAAACATATCTAGG GTATCAAATTCAGTCTGGTGTGCATGATCCCTATGAAGATTGTGTTTCTGTAATGAGACTGTATAGAAGAATGCGTGCCCAGGATCATCAGAATATAGGCATGGGGGCATCATTTGCTACCAACTATCCCCAAAACCTGAAAAATGGTTTTGACTGGAGGAAAACCAAGGAACTCGAGGTGATGACACCGGATGAGCTTTATGAAATATCGACGCCGAATTACAAGTGTTGGTGCCTAGATCAAGGCAAGAATGCAGTGTCTAACATTGATCTCTGA
- the LOC107425975 gene encoding RNA exonuclease 4 isoform X3: MRVSFHSVHQPRCAVCQKHCKSFESLREHLNGQLPKGNCSKIFSERGCYLCLKLFDSSTALSEHKEMCCLPAPAPLGTMTMPYAESQIDSSELNNENHIDRGPEAIAIDCEMVGGGSDGSLDLCARVCLIDEDEKLIFHTYVQPQIPITNFRYDVTGLTEEHLKDAMPLKDVQDKILQILYNGESIGRVRLDGGKARLLVGHDLEHDLDCLRMNYPDHLLRDTAKYHPLMKTNLVSHSLKYLTQTYLGYQIQSGVHDPYEDCVSVMRLYRRMRAQDHQNIGMGASFATNYPQNLKNGFDWRKTKELEVMTPDELYEISTPNYKCWCLDQGKNAVSNIDL, from the exons ATGCGGGTTTCGTTCCATTCGGTCCATCAGCCCAGATGTGCGGTCTGCCAAAAGCATTGCAAATCTTTTGAATCGCTGAGGGAACATCTCAATG GTCAATTGCCTAAAGGAAATTGTTCGAAGATTTTCTCTGAACGAGGTTGCTATTTATGTTTGAAACTCTTTGATAGCTCCACTGCTCTCAGTGAGCATAAAGAAATGTGTTGCCTACCTGCACCTGCTCCATTA GGGACGATGACAATGCCATATGCAGAATCTCAAATTGACAGTTCAGAGTTGAACAATGAAAACCACATTGACAGAGGTCCTGAAGCAATTGCTATAGATTGTGAAATGGTTGGCGGTGGAAGTGATGGATCACTGGACCTTTGTGCTAGGGTGTGCTTAATTGATGAAGATGAGAAACTAATTTTCCATACTTATGTGCAACCCCAGATTCCAATAACTAATTTTAG ATATGATGTAACTGGTCTAACAGAAGAGCATCTTAAAGATGCAATGCCACTAAAGGATGTGCAAGataaaattttgcaaattttgtaCAATGGAGAGTCCATTGGGAGAGTACGGTTGGATGGTGGAAAGGCTAGACTTCTTGTGGGACATGATTTAGAGCATGATCTGGATtgcttgagaatgaattatcctGATCACCTGCTGAG GGATACTGCAAAGTACCATCCATTGATGAAAACAAACTTGGTTAGCCACTCCCTCAAGTATCTCACCCAAACATATCTAGG GTATCAAATTCAGTCTGGTGTGCATGATCCCTATGAAGATTGTGTTTCTGTAATGAGACTGTATAGAAGAATGCGTGCCCAGGATCATCAGAATATAGGCATGGGGGCATCATTTGCTACCAACTATCCCCAAAACCTGAAAAATGGTTTTGACTGGAGGAAAACCAAGGAACTCGAGGTGATGACACCGGATGAGCTTTATGAAATATCGACGCCGAATTACAAGTGTTGGTGCCTAGATCAAGGCAAGAATGCAGTGTCTAACATTGATCTCTGA
- the LOC107425975 gene encoding uncharacterized protein LOC107425975 isoform X1, producing MESESDHQKTPSSRHKCSACYRQYKKKEHLVEHMRVSFHSVHQPRCAVCQKHCKSFESLREHLNGQLPKGNCSKIFSERGCYLCLKLFDSSTALSEHKEMCCLPAPAPLGTMTMPYAESQIDSSELNNENHIDRGPEAIAIDCEMVGGGSDGSLDLCARVCLIDEDEKLIFHTYVQPQIPITNFRYDVTGLTEEHLKDAMPLKDVQDKILQILYNGESIGRVRLDGGKARLLVGHDLEHDLDCLRMNYPDHLLRDTAKYHPLMKTNLVSHSLKYLTQTYLGYQIQSGVHDPYEDCVSVMRLYRRMRAQDHQNIGMGASFATNYPQNLKNGFDWRKTKELEVMTPDELYEISTPNYKCWCLDQGKNAVSNIDL from the exons ATGGAGTCCGAATCGGACCATCAGAAAACTCCATCCTCAAG GCACAAATGCTCTGCATGCTATAGGCAGTATAAGAAAAAGGAACATCTTGTTGAGCACATGCGGGTTTCGTTCCATTCGGTCCATCAGCCCAGATGTGCGGTCTGCCAAAAGCATTGCAAATCTTTTGAATCGCTGAGGGAACATCTCAATG GTCAATTGCCTAAAGGAAATTGTTCGAAGATTTTCTCTGAACGAGGTTGCTATTTATGTTTGAAACTCTTTGATAGCTCCACTGCTCTCAGTGAGCATAAAGAAATGTGTTGCCTACCTGCACCTGCTCCATTA GGGACGATGACAATGCCATATGCAGAATCTCAAATTGACAGTTCAGAGTTGAACAATGAAAACCACATTGACAGAGGTCCTGAAGCAATTGCTATAGATTGTGAAATGGTTGGCGGTGGAAGTGATGGATCACTGGACCTTTGTGCTAGGGTGTGCTTAATTGATGAAGATGAGAAACTAATTTTCCATACTTATGTGCAACCCCAGATTCCAATAACTAATTTTAG ATATGATGTAACTGGTCTAACAGAAGAGCATCTTAAAGATGCAATGCCACTAAAGGATGTGCAAGataaaattttgcaaattttgtaCAATGGAGAGTCCATTGGGAGAGTACGGTTGGATGGTGGAAAGGCTAGACTTCTTGTGGGACATGATTTAGAGCATGATCTGGATtgcttgagaatgaattatcctGATCACCTGCTGAG GGATACTGCAAAGTACCATCCATTGATGAAAACAAACTTGGTTAGCCACTCCCTCAAGTATCTCACCCAAACATATCTAGG GTATCAAATTCAGTCTGGTGTGCATGATCCCTATGAAGATTGTGTTTCTGTAATGAGACTGTATAGAAGAATGCGTGCCCAGGATCATCAGAATATAGGCATGGGGGCATCATTTGCTACCAACTATCCCCAAAACCTGAAAAATGGTTTTGACTGGAGGAAAACCAAGGAACTCGAGGTGATGACACCGGATGAGCTTTATGAAATATCGACGCCGAATTACAAGTGTTGGTGCCTAGATCAAGGCAAGAATGCAGTGTCTAACATTGATCTCTGA